A window of Mytilus edulis chromosome 10, xbMytEdul2.2, whole genome shotgun sequence contains these coding sequences:
- the LOC139491351 gene encoding uncharacterized protein: METSVLYRCAGDIIYNDQEPVPGHISDVQLKMYSETSNFLQYLKPLTPQNPYFFGQIRSLSTKSKVTIGIAGPDIKDDAHPGNWNNTVGYHSDTGKCYTSHKEIANTYGEKFGIGDVFGVCVTYFGQQMSTVTFVKNGKPVATRYHFETDHSKFLPTITLENGPIDLGIMWPQAVFGSPQFDEKNMLHWMSDPSVNFDMSKSMFILDKAKDKIIATAPIQSPMPLCSGFSHFEVYIKETTDGAAASVGIGDCSPLKPSPTCEILRDFMTWTADGKVNKVEENDRVGMGVHYHPDSRDNPGYNDKESQLVLCFVTKNTVTIYAKMIIQPEGGFYPLVLLDQNCRKVSVDVESNRTIEVYDNLDRVFKEAVEEATKHIIEDCIKREIHIKMFRKSDALVLDVPKEPSTDIDLSKLYCRITLPAETMGIHAIQFCKPLTEDNSYFCLDIKTLNEDSVVTTGVADSNFDLSKHPGKTENTVGWMSQNGRMFYNTRYEGNVNGQRYEEGDTVGLDCSVFESSLPVVLFSKNYHPIGLRYLMANDPSQYFPTIALCGNGYEVVVDVFWHTRLCVGPTFEIDNVNYWIIPEGSKVNEKEKMVTIPEHTDAEVLQCPYPLSDEIKFNYFEIQIVDKFGSNADGIPPPGIALSSPCFQDISVTMSSNFRQDFIRFLAKGEAESSVSVGDTLGWGIIVPKSEQEKKENRLVICYLCINRNIALTRVSYEPPGGFYATVLLYPGVNRAKIGRIRYIHTHPITEDKIKILLKEAKDIIALEEAAKLEGNDALDVIEDKNSLFRQLPGIIDETDEKSNKQKMENVAFTANAIDKQKKKMKPGENESKACVIL, from the exons ATGGAAACTTCAGTGTTATATCGCTGCGCTGGTGACATAATTTACAATGATCAGGAACCAGTACCAGGTCACATTAGTGATGTACAGCTCAAGATGTACTCAGAGACCAGTAACTTTCTACAGTATCTCAAACCACTAACACCACAGAATCCTTACTTCTTTGGACAGATTAGATCATTGT CAACCAAAAGTAAGGTTACAATAGGTATTGCTGGACCAGACATCAAAGATGATGCTCATCCAGGGAACTGGAACAACACTGTTGGTTACCATAGTGATACTGGAAAATGTTACACATCGCACAAAGAAATTGCTAATACATATGGAGAAAAGTTTGGTATAG GTGATGTGTTTGGAGTATGTGTAACCTACTTTGGACAACAAATGTCAACAGTTACATTTGTGAAAAATGGAAAACCTGTAGCTACAAG GTATCACTTTGAAACAGACCACAGTAAGTTCCTGCCTACAATAACACTTGAGAATGGACCAATAGATTTAGGGATCATGTGGCCCCAAGCAGTTTTTGGAAGTCCACAGTTTGATGAA AAAAATATGTTACATTGGATGTCTGACCCCTCAGTTAACTTTGATATGTCAAAGAGCATGTTTATACTGGACAAGGCTAAAGATAAAATTATTGCTACAGCACCAATACAGAGTCCTATGCCATTGTGTTCAG GTTTTTCTCATTTTGAGGTATATATCAAAGAAACCACTGATGGGGCTGCAGCATCTGTAGGGATTGGTGATTGTAGTCCTCTAAAGCCGTCACCAACCTGTGAAATATTACGGGACTTCATGACATGGACGGCTGATGGCAAAG TAAACAAAGTAGAAGAAAATGATCGAGTTGGTATGGGAGTACACTACCATCCAGATTCTAGAGATAATCCAGGATACAATGACAAAGAATCACAGTTGGTGTTGTGTTTTGTTACCAAAAATACTGTTACTATCTATGCAAAGATGATCATACAACCAGAGGGAGGCTTCTATCCTCTTGTGCTGTTGGACCAAAACT GTCGAAAAGTTTCAGTAGATGTTGAGTCCAACAGAACTATAGAGGTGTATGATAATTTAGACAGAGTGTTCAAAGAGGCTGTAGAAGAGGCTACCAAACATATCATTGAAGATTGTATAAAGAGAG aaattcatataaaaatgttCCGTAAGTCTGATGCTTTAGTTTTGGATGTTCCCAAAGAACCGTCAACAGACATTGACCTGAGTAAACTGTACTGTAGAATAACACTACCTGCCGAGACTATGGGAATTCATGCCATACAGTTTTGCAAGCCTCTAACAGAAGACAACTCTTACTTCTGTTTAGATATAAAAACTCTGA aTGAGGATTCTGTTGTAACTACTGGCGTTGCCGATAGCAATTTTGACTTGAGTAAACATCCTGGTAAAACAGAAAACACAGTAGGCTGGATGTCACAAAATGGTCGCATGTTCTACAACACCAGATATGAAGGCAATGTAAATGGGCAAAGATATGAAGAAG GTGATACAGTTGGACTAGATTGTTCAGTGTTTGAAAGTAGTCTTCCAGTAGTTTTGTTCTCAAAGAACTATCATCCTATAGGATTAAGATACCTGATGGCTAATGATCCAAGTCAATATTTTCCTACTATTGCCCTCTGTGGAAATGGTTATGAGGTTGTGGTTGATGTTTTCTGGCACACTAGACTATGTGTTGGACCTACATTTGAAATT GATAATGTGAACTATTGGATTATCCCAGAAGGGTCAAAGGTTAATGAGAAAGAAAAGATGGTAACAATACCAGAACATACAGATGCAGAAGTCCTGCAGTGTCCATATCCACTCAGTGACGAAATAA AATTCAACTATTTTGAGATACAGATTGTAGATAAATTTGGCTCCAATGCGGATGGAATACCACCACCTGGGATAGCTTTGTCATCTCCATGTTTTCAGGATATTAGTGTTACCATGTCATCTAACTTTAGACAAGATTTCATAAGATTTTTAGCAAAAGGAGAGG CTGAATCATCCGTGTCAGTTGGAGATACACTAGGCTGGGGAATCATTGTACCAAAAAGTGaacaagaaaagaaagaaaatagaCTTGTGATCTGCTATCTGTGTATAAACAGGAACATAGCCCTTACAAGAGTGTCATATGAACCACCAGGGGGATTTTATGCAACAGTTTTACTTTACCCAGGAG TAAACAGAGCGAAGATAGGGAGGATTCGATATATTCATACTCATCCAATCACAGAGGATAAGATTAAAATATTACTCAAAGAGGCTAAAGACATAATAGCATTAGAAGAAGCTGCAAAACTTGAAGGTAATGATGCCTTAGACGTGATAGAAGACAAAAATTCTTTGTTCCGTCAACTTCCAGGAATCATTGATGAAACAGACGAGAAATCGAACAAACAAAAGATGGAAAATGTTGCTTTTACCGCTAATGCAATTgataaacagaaaaagaaaatgaaaccAGGAGAAAATGAATCCAAAGCTTGTGTAATATTATAG